A stretch of the Leptidea sinapis chromosome 17, ilLepSina1.1, whole genome shotgun sequence genome encodes the following:
- the LOC126969205 gene encoding dynein axonemal heavy chain 7-like, whose product MAAGEGGSTPEQQAMAIAEDVLERLPNKILTGPSHEGDIKPSDMTPMSIVVLQEAARYERLVSVVRTSSRAVIGAVQGVSVLTDVTEEVLTSMVRGRIPALWAGKSYPSLKPLAAYFDDLLERLAFLQHWHQFGPPVVFWLSGFYFPQAFLTAAQQSYARKYKIPIDQLAFHYEVQRTFHIEEPPSEGVYIRGLFMEGARWNMEDYYVDESHPKILYDEFPPVWLIPLKRDDIPTDVFYNCPLYKTGDRRGVLSTTGHSTNYVLFMRLPTSQPPDHWIMRGVALLTQLPF is encoded by the exons ATGGCGGCGGGCGAGGGCGGCAGTACTCCGGAGCAGCAGGCGATGGCCATCGCCGAGGACGTGCTGGAGCGGCTCCCGAACAAGATCCTGACGGGGCCGTCGCACGAGGGCGACATCAAGCCGTCCGACATGACGCCCATGTCCATCGTGGTGCTTCAGGAGGCCGCCCGCTACGAGCGGCTCGTCAGCGTCGTGCGCACCAGCTCGCGGGCCGTCATCGGGGCCGTGCAGG GTGTCAGCGTACTGACGGACGTGACGGAGGAGGTACTGACGAGCATGGTGCGGGGACGGATCCCGGCGCTATGGGCGGGCAAGAGTTACCCCTCGCTTAAACCGCTCGCAGCATACTTCGACGACCTCCTTGAGAGACTTGCTTTCCTGCAG CACTGGCACCAGTTCGGGCCGCCCGTGGTGTTCTGGCTGTCGGGCTTCTACTTCCCGCAGGCATTCCTCACGGCCGCGCAACAGAGCTACGCCCGCAAGTACAAGATACCCATCGACCAGCTCGCCTTCCACTACGAG GTACAACGCACATTTCATATTGAAGAGCCACCTTCGGAGGGCGTCTACATCCGGGGACTGTTCATGGAGGGCGCTCGGTGGAATATGGAAGACTACTACGTTGACGAATCGCATCCGAAGATACTCTACGACGAGTTCCCGCCG GTTTGGCTGATTCCGTTGAAGAGAGATGATATTCCAACGGATGTTTTCTACAACTGCCCCCTGTACAAGACCGGGGATCGTCGCGGCGTCTTGTCCACTACGGGCCACTCCACCAACTACGTGTTGTTCATGAGATTGCCCACTAGCCAACCGCCTGATCACTGGATTATGCGTGGTGTTGCGCTCTTAACACAATTGCCATTTTAA